A genomic region of Choristoneura fumiferana chromosome 17, NRCan_CFum_1, whole genome shotgun sequence contains the following coding sequences:
- the LOC141436818 gene encoding uncharacterized protein, with protein sequence MKNCFKCCYTRKRRSDSGGEDSPYFGSNGSVDNMSMISVTYGLESFNKNALLLFCQVTGEQGSRNRYLTMKAVAMLKETFQKYRFEVDCHIDLTSTEVQEKCDEFFSRDFSEYGAVVVVILAADGKPGMLSASDQMFHETVILKHFTTDVPLTLRGKPKIYITEANRMKTLSDDEIDDHRGGGASAPIKDCYEDILGLHIPSVIEDEVRSPLHIFCERMNASEDQGNMIGIMIGSVEEIEETFPDLTQKLELVCTFLKRCTLPMFVLIE encoded by the exons ATGAAGAATTGTTTTAAGTGTTGTTATACTCGTAAACGTCGTAGCGATTCCGGTGGGGAAGATAGTCCTTATTTCGGAAGCAATGGCAGTGTCGACAATATGTCAATGATAAGTGTCACATATGGATTAGaaag TTTCAATAAGAATGCATTGCTGCTGTTCTGCCAAGTCACCGGCGAGCAAGGGAGTAGAAATAGATACTTAACGATGAAAGCAGTTGCTATGCTCAAAGAAACCTTCCAGAAATACCGGTTCGAAGTggattgtcatattgacttgacCAGTACTGAAGTACAAGAAAAATGCGATGaat ttttctctCGTGATTTTTCTGAGTACGGTGCCGTGGTGGTGGTGATCCTGGCTGCAGATGGAAAGCCAGGGATGCTGTCAGCGAGCGACCAGATGTTCCATGAGACCGTGATCCTCAAACACTTTACGACTGATGTGCCCCTGACGCTTAGGGGAAAACCAAAAATATACATTACCGAG GCAAATCGTATGAAAACGTTGAGTGATGATGAAATCGATGATCATCGTGGAGGTGGGGCCTCAGCACCCATTAAGGACTGCTACGAAGATATTCTCGGGCTGCACATACCATCCGTTATAGAGGACGA GGTTCGGAGTCCGCTTCACATCTTCTGTGAGAGAATGAACGCGTCAGAAGACCAGGGGAATATGATAGGCATCATGATCGGAAGTGTGGAAGAAATCGAAGAAACTTTTCCAGATCTGACACAAAAATTAGAACTGGTGTGCACATTTTTGAAAAGGTGTACGCTGCCTATGTTTGTTTTGATTgaataa